From the genome of Haloarcula limicola, one region includes:
- a CDS encoding universal stress protein — translation MRTTMFDQIVVPTDGSEVADAAVSAAITLADRFDAHLHAIHVLEMGELPPGVEDDDADQFASVGSEATTAAAERAAEAGVEATTSVIVGGVPIHRGILDYADDHDVDCIVMGTYGRTGLDRFVLGSVAERTLREASVPVLTVHEETTLGFPFERILVPTDGSDGALVAADRAIDLALATDAALHVVHVVDPYLLDTQVDPSDLLKALEDVGEQAVETIETRATDAGVSTVETELLTGNPHRSIVDYADEHEIDCIVMGTHGRTGLERYILGSVTERIVRLADVPVLSVKQSPAE, via the coding sequence ATGCGAACGACAATGTTCGACCAGATCGTGGTTCCGACCGATGGCAGCGAAGTCGCCGACGCCGCCGTCTCGGCGGCGATCACGCTCGCCGACCGCTTCGACGCGCATCTACACGCTATCCACGTCCTGGAGATGGGCGAACTCCCGCCAGGAGTCGAAGACGACGACGCCGACCAGTTCGCATCGGTCGGCTCGGAAGCGACGACGGCGGCCGCCGAGCGAGCGGCCGAGGCCGGCGTCGAGGCGACCACGTCGGTCATCGTCGGCGGCGTCCCGATACATCGGGGCATCCTCGACTACGCCGACGACCACGACGTCGACTGCATCGTGATGGGGACGTACGGGCGGACCGGACTGGACCGGTTCGTCCTCGGGAGCGTCGCCGAGCGGACGCTCCGTGAGGCGTCGGTTCCGGTGTTGACCGTCCACGAGGAGACCACCCTCGGGTTCCCGTTCGAACGAATCCTGGTCCCGACCGACGGAAGCGACGGCGCGCTCGTCGCCGCCGACCGCGCCATCGATCTCGCGCTGGCCACGGACGCGGCACTCCACGTCGTTCACGTCGTTGATCCATATCTGCTCGACACCCAAGTCGACCCCAGCGATCTGCTCAAGGCGCTCGAAGACGTCGGCGAGCAAGCGGTCGAGACTATCGAGACCCGCGCCACGGACGCGGGCGTCTCGACCGTCGAAACCGAGCTCCTGACTGGCAATCCACATCGCTCGATCGTGGACTACGCCGACGAACACGAGATCGACTGCATCGTGATGGGGACGCACGGTCGAACCGGCTTAGAGCGGTACATTCTCGGGAGCGTTACCGAACGCATCGTCCGTCTGGCGGACGTACCGGTGCTTTCGGTGAAGCAGTCACCGGCCGAGTGA
- a CDS encoding SHOCT domain-containing protein, producing MTTAGPLRRASENATEIVSTLVTGVWLAALFTGQDWWLGFMLFGYVVLVPLTALLFGDRDEMEEWRDDQWGESADATSERDTGSDDALSTLRDRYARGELTDEQFERKLETLLETETLEDLEERDRELLSERE from the coding sequence TTGACCACTGCTGGGCCGCTCCGCCGGGCGTCCGAGAACGCGACCGAGATAGTCTCGACGCTCGTCACCGGCGTCTGGCTGGCCGCCCTCTTTACCGGGCAGGACTGGTGGTTGGGATTCATGCTGTTCGGATACGTCGTGCTCGTCCCGCTCACCGCCCTCCTCTTCGGCGACCGCGACGAGATGGAGGAGTGGCGGGACGATCAGTGGGGCGAGTCAGCGGACGCGACATCCGAGCGCGACACCGGGAGCGACGACGCGCTCTCGACGCTTCGGGACCGGTACGCTCGCGGCGAACTGACCGACGAGCAGTTCGAGCGGAAACTGGAGACCCTGCTGGAGACCGAGACGCTCGAGGATCTCGAAGAGAGGGATCGGGAACTGCTCTCGGAACGGGAGTAA
- a CDS encoding ArsR/SmtB family transcription factor — MDTVLWQTLAGTRGGPNRARVLRALDERPRNANQLADDLDLAYNTARYHLDVLEANGVITSSEQDYGAVYLPSDRTRNHWETVEKILTQVDD; from the coding sequence ATGGACACGGTCCTCTGGCAGACTCTCGCCGGTACCCGCGGAGGACCGAACCGCGCTCGCGTCTTGCGTGCGCTGGACGAACGGCCCAGAAACGCCAACCAGCTAGCCGATGACCTCGATCTGGCGTACAACACGGCCCGCTACCACCTCGACGTGCTCGAAGCCAACGGGGTCATCACGAGCAGCGAGCAGGACTACGGCGCCGTGTATCTCCCGAGCGACCGGACGCGGAATCACTGGGAGACGGTCGAGAAGATACTCACACAGGTGGACGACTGA
- a CDS encoding DUF4397 domain-containing protein, with product MSSDTAETSRRRVLFGIGTGLTVGLAGCAGDGGSGGDGTDTQTTTDAGTETETSTATDTPMGNASVRVAHMSPNAPNVDVYVDDSAVLEDVPFGAVSDYLDVPAGERMVEITAAGDRDTSVFSGAVPVEAETAYTVAAIGEIGEEADQPFEPLILEDDNSDPGGETARVRLVHASPDAPAVDVTLASSGDAVYDGVAYGESEYVEVPAGDYTLQVRGDTESNDGDVAAEFDVSLAGGQVYTAFAAGYLSPDDEPADTPFDLVVAQDTAGESTGDDPASVRVAHMSPNAPNVDVYVDGSAVLEDVPFGAVSDYLDVPAGSRTVEITAAGDAETSVFEGDVSVESGQAYTIVAAGEIGEEADEPFQPLVLSDDTASPSDDTARLRAVHVSPDAPAVDITAASSGDALFDGVAYTESGTVEVPAGDYTVQIRGDTESNDGDVVADFDVSLAGGQAYTAFAAGYLSPDDEPADTPFDLVVAQDTGGM from the coding sequence ATGTCATCAGATACAGCGGAGACGAGTCGACGACGGGTACTGTTCGGCATCGGGACCGGGTTGACCGTCGGCCTCGCCGGGTGTGCCGGCGACGGCGGCAGCGGCGGCGACGGGACCGATACCCAGACGACTACTGACGCCGGGACGGAGACAGAAACTTCGACCGCGACCGATACGCCGATGGGGAACGCGTCGGTCCGGGTCGCGCACATGTCGCCCAACGCCCCGAACGTCGACGTCTACGTCGACGATTCGGCGGTGCTCGAAGACGTGCCCTTCGGCGCGGTCAGCGACTACCTCGACGTGCCCGCCGGCGAGCGGATGGTCGAGATCACCGCCGCCGGCGACCGAGACACGTCGGTCTTCTCCGGAGCGGTCCCGGTCGAGGCGGAGACGGCCTACACGGTCGCCGCGATCGGCGAGATCGGTGAGGAGGCCGACCAGCCCTTTGAACCCCTGATTCTGGAAGACGACAACAGCGACCCCGGCGGCGAGACGGCTCGCGTCCGACTCGTCCACGCCTCGCCGGACGCGCCGGCCGTCGACGTGACCCTCGCGTCGAGCGGGGACGCCGTCTACGACGGCGTCGCCTACGGCGAGTCCGAATACGTCGAGGTACCCGCCGGCGACTACACGCTACAGGTCCGCGGCGACACGGAGAGCAACGACGGCGACGTCGCCGCCGAGTTCGACGTGAGCCTCGCCGGCGGGCAGGTCTACACCGCCTTCGCCGCGGGCTACCTCTCGCCGGACGACGAGCCGGCCGACACCCCCTTCGACCTCGTCGTCGCACAGGACACGGCGGGCGAGTCGACGGGCGACGACCCAGCGAGCGTCCGCGTCGCGCACATGTCGCCAAACGCCCCGAACGTCGACGTCTACGTCGACGGGTCGGCGGTGCTCGAAGACGTGCCCTTCGGCGCGGTCAGCGACTACCTCGACGTGCCCGCCGGCAGCCGAACCGTCGAGATCACCGCCGCCGGCGACGCCGAGACGTCCGTCTTCGAGGGTGACGTGAGCGTCGAGAGCGGGCAGGCCTACACGATCGTCGCGGCGGGCGAGATCGGCGAGGAAGCCGACGAACCCTTCCAGCCGCTCGTGCTCTCGGACGACACCGCCAGTCCGAGCGACGACACCGCTCGCCTCCGAGCGGTCCACGTCTCGCCGGACGCGCCGGCCGTCGACATCACGGCCGCGTCGAGCGGCGACGCGCTGTTCGACGGCGTCGCCTACACCGAATCCGGGACGGTCGAGGTGCCCGCCGGCGACTACACCGTCCAGATTCGGGGTGACACGGAGAGCAACGACGGCGACGTCGTCGCCGACTTCGACGTGAGTCTCGCCGGCGGACAGGCCTACACCGCCTTCGCCGCGGGCTACCTCTCGCCGGACGACGAGCCGGCCGACACCCCCTTCGACCTCGTCGTCGCCCAAGACACCGGCGGGATGTAG
- a CDS encoding DUF5814 domain-containing protein: protein MAITDKIYVKNHQQLVSQLETSFPKGAFKGATLDILFQGEGLAKLDDASQDRVLDFAEDFLDCDCQANPHCGCPERKFVAYLLELREQGLGPDAVVDVMSDDYLLYAYPGDMLSFLDDSVRTLEAVETLAQVDGRDEVAEEVQQRRNRLM, encoded by the coding sequence GTGGCCATCACGGACAAGATCTACGTCAAGAACCACCAGCAGCTCGTCTCCCAGCTAGAGACGAGTTTCCCGAAGGGGGCGTTCAAGGGGGCGACGCTGGACATCCTCTTTCAGGGCGAGGGGCTGGCGAAGCTCGACGACGCCTCGCAGGACCGCGTGCTGGACTTCGCGGAGGACTTCCTGGACTGTGACTGTCAGGCCAACCCACACTGTGGCTGTCCCGAGCGGAAGTTCGTCGCCTACCTGCTGGAACTGCGCGAACAGGGCCTCGGCCCCGACGCGGTCGTCGACGTGATGAGCGACGACTACCTGCTGTACGCCTATCCGGGCGATATGCTCTCCTTCCTGGACGACTCCGTCCGGACGCTCGAAGCCGTCGAGACGCTGGCCCAGGTCGACGGCCGGGACGAGGTAGCTGAAGAGGTACAGCAGCGACGCAATCGACTGATGTAA
- the dpsA gene encoding DNA starvation/stationary phase protection protein DpsA — protein MTSTPHLRDPGADHRRQEWDTVRANELRLNRAAAEELVAALNAELSGFYLLFNQVRKHYWTVDGAEFGDVAEFLRSAADRLAEMTDDLALRVHALGGVPVCGPMGIRQHAPLSIETPHRYDVRSSLSRDLDGYATLAVQMRDHVELADRFGDQATNELLSVHLKMLEEDAQTLARYLADDTLVRSDAVGSEN, from the coding sequence ATGACGAGCACGCCACATCTCCGAGACCCCGGCGCGGACCACCGCCGGCAGGAGTGGGACACCGTCCGCGCGAACGAACTCCGGCTGAACCGGGCCGCTGCGGAAGAGCTGGTGGCGGCACTGAACGCCGAGCTCTCCGGGTTCTACCTGCTGTTCAACCAGGTCAGAAAGCACTACTGGACCGTCGACGGGGCGGAGTTCGGCGACGTCGCCGAGTTCCTCCGGTCGGCCGCCGACAGGCTCGCGGAGATGACCGACGACCTCGCGCTCCGCGTCCACGCCCTCGGCGGCGTACCGGTCTGTGGTCCGATGGGTATCCGACAGCACGCCCCGCTCTCCATCGAGACGCCTCATCGTTACGACGTGCGCTCGTCGCTCTCGCGCGACCTCGACGGCTACGCGACGCTCGCGGTACAGATGCGAGACCACGTCGAACTGGCGGACCGGTTCGGCGACCAGGCGACGAACGAACTGCTGAGCGTCCACCTCAAGATGCTGGAGGAAGACGCCCAGACGCTCGCGCGATACCTGGCCGACGACACGCTCGTCCGGAGCGACGCCGTCGGCTCCGAGAACTAA
- the dpsA gene encoding DNA starvation/stationary phase protection protein DpsA: MTREQLGLVREPERGDRRQEWGTLDANELRIDRDDAAAVVDALGVDFAGSFNLFYLLRKHFWTAEGAEFHEVAEFLEAAYKRTREVNDDLAVRIVELGGIPPNTPPTIQERAAVHLEAEGLYDLRASLAGDLDGYATLVASMREHVDLAEGVGDSGTAERLRDHLTTLEDDAHEIEQFLEDDTLVREGALD, translated from the coding sequence ATGACGAGAGAACAACTGGGCCTGGTCCGCGAACCTGAGCGCGGCGACCGCCGCCAGGAGTGGGGAACGCTCGACGCGAACGAACTCAGAATCGATCGCGACGACGCGGCGGCGGTCGTGGACGCGCTCGGCGTCGATTTCGCCGGCTCGTTCAACCTCTTCTATCTTCTGCGGAAGCACTTCTGGACGGCCGAGGGAGCCGAGTTCCACGAGGTCGCCGAGTTCCTCGAAGCCGCCTACAAGCGCACTCGCGAGGTCAACGACGACCTCGCGGTCCGCATCGTCGAACTGGGCGGGATCCCGCCGAACACGCCCCCGACGATTCAGGAGCGCGCCGCGGTCCACTTAGAGGCGGAGGGTCTCTACGACCTGCGCGCCTCGCTCGCCGGGGACCTCGACGGCTACGCGACGCTGGTCGCGAGCATGCGCGAACACGTCGACCTCGCCGAGGGCGTGGGCGATTCGGGTACGGCGGAGCGCCTGCGCGACCACCTGACGACGCTCGAAGACGACGCTCACGAGATCGAGCAGTTCCTCGAAGACGACACGCTCGTCCGGGAGGGGGCGCTCGACTGA
- a CDS encoding CopG family transcriptional regulator, giving the protein MGNKNKTISFRVSEDKFETLREIAEERDISLSAVFRDYVDTLVAHDGQVKVAPEHELEAAEESNAESFPPKVEVPKSFVREHERLELEAEHLREQLEEHKRYVTKLRQQLDEMDQDEVIHLEDLDEGEDEDASYRIGSFDDR; this is encoded by the coding sequence ATGGGGAACAAGAACAAGACCATCTCCTTTCGCGTGAGCGAGGACAAGTTCGAGACGCTCCGCGAGATCGCCGAGGAGCGGGACATCTCCCTCTCCGCGGTGTTTCGGGACTACGTCGACACGCTGGTCGCCCACGACGGGCAGGTGAAGGTCGCGCCGGAACACGAACTCGAAGCCGCGGAGGAGAGCAACGCCGAGAGCTTCCCGCCGAAGGTCGAGGTGCCGAAGAGCTTCGTCCGCGAGCACGAACGCCTCGAACTGGAAGCCGAACACCTCCGCGAGCAGCTCGAAGAGCACAAGCGCTACGTCACGAAGCTCCGCCAGCAACTCGACGAGATGGACCAGGACGAGGTCATCCACTTAGAGGACCTGGACGAGGGCGAGGACGAGGACGCCTCCTACCGCATCGGCAGTTTCGACGACCGCTGA
- a CDS encoding VOC family protein: protein MDATAHHYAVTVSDLDRAVSFYRDALELDVLARFSVGGGAFATGVGIEGASADFAHLDAGGARIELVEYAPEGEPRSDGDLNRPGATHLGLEVEDLDAVYEGLSDEVETLSEPQTTESGTRICFLRDPEGTLVELLET, encoded by the coding sequence ATGGACGCGACCGCACATCACTACGCCGTCACCGTCAGCGACCTCGATCGCGCCGTCTCGTTCTACCGCGACGCGCTCGAACTGGACGTCCTCGCCCGGTTCTCCGTCGGCGGCGGCGCCTTCGCCACCGGCGTCGGTATCGAGGGAGCCAGCGCCGACTTCGCGCATCTGGACGCCGGCGGCGCACGGATAGAACTCGTCGAGTACGCGCCCGAAGGCGAGCCCCGTTCCGACGGGGATCTCAACCGACCCGGCGCGACCCACCTCGGTCTCGAAGTCGAGGACCTGGACGCCGTTTACGAGGGCCTCTCAGACGAGGTCGAGACGCTTTCGGAACCACAGACCACCGAGAGCGGGACGCGTATCTGCTTCCTGCGAGACCCCGAGGGGACGCTGGTCGAACTGCTGGAGACGTGA
- a CDS encoding RPA family protein codes for MASTPTREVARRVFAREFNDASYTFKESDDDRAPVYVLLPTGERANRVFLVGTLTETEDVGEDSEYWQGRVVDPNGDTFFMYAGQYQPDAASMLRELEPPAYVAVVGKPRTYETDEGDVNVSVRPESISQVDEATRDRWVVETADRTLDRIRRFTEADPEDAATDEYVSMAYEEYGEDVSAYRDSVVGALESMQDEQAEASAD; via the coding sequence ATGGCGAGTACACCCACCCGCGAAGTCGCCCGCCGCGTCTTCGCCCGCGAGTTCAACGACGCGAGCTACACGTTCAAGGAATCGGACGACGACCGAGCGCCGGTGTACGTCCTCCTCCCGACGGGCGAGCGCGCGAACCGCGTGTTCCTCGTCGGCACGCTCACCGAGACGGAGGACGTCGGCGAGGACAGCGAGTACTGGCAGGGACGCGTCGTCGACCCGAACGGCGATACGTTCTTCATGTACGCCGGGCAGTACCAGCCCGACGCTGCCTCGATGCTCCGGGAGCTGGAACCGCCGGCGTACGTCGCCGTGGTCGGCAAGCCTCGGACCTACGAGACCGACGAGGGCGACGTGAACGTCTCCGTCCGCCCCGAGTCCATCTCGCAGGTCGACGAGGCGACGCGCGACCGCTGGGTCGTCGAGACGGCCGATCGGACCCTCGACCGGATCCGCCGGTTCACCGAGGCGGACCCCGAGGACGCCGCGACCGACGAGTACGTCTCGATGGCCTACGAGGAGTACGGCGAGGACGTCTCGGCGTACCGCGACTCGGTGGTCGGGGCCCTAGAGAGCATGCAGGACGAACAGGCCGAAGCGAGCGCCGACTGA
- a CDS encoding replication factor A (Replication protein A protects and stabilize the intermediate ssDNA that is generated by the unwinding action of a DNA helicase at the replication fork. In addition, SSBs prevent the formation of secondary structures by single-stranded template DNA.) encodes MSDSDLRTHAEEVHEQFSDQLDLDVEDVEERLDTLVNEYKVPMSEARRSVVNTYLDEAGMDRDQLGGGSGGNEQVQVSDVDSPEEWVDMRVTVVDLWDPRADAVAQVGLLGDETGTIKFTKWSKSDLPELEEGKSYSLRNVVTDEYQGRFSVKLNRTTTIEELDEAIDVGDDSVEVEGALVDIQSGSGLIKRCPEEDCTRVLQNGRCSEHGEVEGEFDLRIKGVLDDGEEVTEVIFDEEATEQLTGITLEEAKEMAMDALDTTVVADEMRDDILGRYYRVTGPTFGRYVLADEQERLTGAVDADEVLIKARSI; translated from the coding sequence ATGAGTGATTCAGATTTGCGTACCCACGCAGAGGAAGTACACGAGCAGTTCAGCGACCAGCTAGATCTCGACGTCGAGGACGTCGAGGAGCGACTCGACACGCTGGTCAACGAGTACAAAGTCCCGATGAGCGAAGCCCGCCGGAGCGTCGTCAACACGTACCTAGACGAGGCCGGAATGGACCGCGACCAGTTGGGCGGCGGGTCCGGCGGCAACGAACAGGTGCAGGTGTCGGACGTCGACTCGCCCGAGGAGTGGGTCGACATGCGCGTCACCGTCGTGGACCTGTGGGACCCGCGGGCCGACGCCGTCGCGCAGGTCGGCTTACTCGGCGACGAGACGGGCACCATCAAGTTCACCAAGTGGTCGAAGTCCGACCTGCCGGAACTCGAAGAGGGGAAATCCTACTCCCTCCGCAACGTCGTCACCGACGAGTATCAGGGCCGCTTCTCCGTGAAGCTCAACCGGACGACGACGATCGAGGAACTCGACGAGGCGATCGACGTCGGCGACGACAGCGTCGAGGTCGAGGGCGCGCTCGTCGACATCCAGTCGGGGTCGGGGCTCATCAAGCGCTGCCCCGAGGAGGACTGCACCCGCGTCCTCCAGAACGGCCGCTGTAGCGAACACGGCGAGGTCGAGGGCGAGTTCGACCTCCGCATCAAGGGCGTCCTGGACGACGGCGAGGAGGTCACCGAGGTCATCTTCGACGAGGAGGCGACCGAGCAACTCACCGGCATCACCTTAGAGGAAGCCAAGGAGATGGCGATGGACGCGCTCGACACCACGGTCGTCGCCGACGAGATGCGCGACGACATCCTCGGCCGGTACTACCGCGTCACCGGGCCGACGTTCGGCCGGTACGTCCTCGCGGACGAACAGGAGCGACTGACCGGGGCAGTGGATGCCGACGAAGTGCTGATCAAAGCGAGGTCGATCTAG
- a CDS encoding DUF7091 family protein translates to MTDDEQGDSERLGRFIQQTLRSVENQLSDAKRAYSDGKRAALVGLPTDEDGRARVVCRRHAEYRAVSLDPASRPDCFDADHPDCQGCVEDIRDGSIETW, encoded by the coding sequence GTGACCGACGACGAGCAGGGCGACAGCGAGCGACTCGGACGGTTCATCCAGCAGACGCTCCGGTCGGTCGAGAACCAGCTCTCGGACGCCAAGCGCGCCTACAGCGACGGGAAACGGGCGGCGCTGGTCGGCCTACCGACGGACGAGGACGGGCGCGCCCGCGTCGTCTGTCGCCGCCACGCCGAGTACCGCGCCGTCTCGCTCGACCCCGCCTCCCGGCCCGACTGCTTCGACGCCGACCACCCGGACTGTCAGGGCTGCGTCGAGGACATCCGCGACGGGAGTATCGAGACGTGGTGA
- a CDS encoding SDR family oxidoreductase, which translates to MDFELDGDAALCTAATSGLGLASAERLASEGADVAVCGTTRAHVERARERLDAAGDGDVLAVRADITDPDEVEAFVDETVETFGGLDHVVTSAGGPAPGPFLDTTEREWYTAYDVLVMSVVWTTRAAYPYLRESETGTIVNIASRSVREVIDDLVLSNAVRRAVVGLMKTQSREFAPEVRVNAVLPGAHETPRIEELVEAAVERGEYASYEEGIEAWSDAPLERVGQPEELGDVVAFLSSARSSYVTGTALPVDGGAMRS; encoded by the coding sequence ATGGACTTCGAACTCGACGGCGACGCCGCGCTGTGTACCGCAGCGACCAGCGGACTGGGTCTGGCGAGCGCCGAGCGATTGGCGAGCGAGGGGGCCGACGTCGCCGTCTGCGGGACGACGCGAGCCCACGTCGAACGGGCACGCGAGCGACTCGACGCCGCCGGTGACGGCGACGTCCTCGCCGTCCGGGCCGACATCACCGACCCCGACGAGGTCGAGGCATTCGTCGACGAGACCGTCGAGACGTTCGGCGGCCTCGACCACGTCGTCACGAGCGCGGGCGGACCCGCACCCGGCCCGTTCCTGGATACGACCGAGCGGGAGTGGTACACCGCCTACGACGTGCTCGTGATGAGCGTCGTCTGGACCACTCGCGCCGCCTACCCCTATCTGCGCGAGTCCGAGACCGGCACGATCGTCAACATCGCGTCGCGGTCGGTCCGGGAGGTCATCGACGACCTCGTCCTCTCGAACGCGGTCCGCCGAGCGGTCGTCGGGCTGATGAAGACCCAGTCCCGCGAGTTCGCCCCGGAAGTGCGCGTCAACGCGGTGCTGCCCGGCGCTCACGAGACGCCGCGCATCGAGGAACTCGTCGAGGCCGCCGTCGAACGCGGCGAGTACGCCTCCTACGAGGAGGGTATCGAAGCGTGGTCCGACGCCCCCTTAGAGCGGGTCGGCCAACCGGAGGAACTCGGCGACGTCGTCGCCTTCCTCTCGTCGGCCCGGTCGTCGTACGTCACCGGAACGGCGCTGCCCGTCGACGGCGGAGCGATGCGGAGCTAG
- a CDS encoding TRAM domain-containing protein has product MADCPLADECPSFTERIEGMGCTHYGDRGGAEWCNHYNQPISDLKSQPVKPGEEVVVTVDDIHESGAGVGRTDDGFIVMVDGVLPPAKSKVEITKVRSNHARADELERLELDEEESDEADDDADADVDSDGDGRDDDGRRLGSRDNFWGS; this is encoded by the coding sequence ATGGCCGACTGTCCGCTCGCAGACGAGTGCCCCAGCTTCACCGAACGAATCGAGGGGATGGGGTGTACCCATTACGGCGACAGAGGCGGTGCCGAGTGGTGCAACCACTACAACCAGCCGATTTCGGACCTGAAGAGCCAGCCCGTCAAGCCGGGCGAAGAGGTCGTCGTCACCGTCGACGACATCCACGAGAGCGGTGCCGGCGTCGGCCGGACCGACGACGGCTTCATCGTCATGGTCGACGGCGTCCTGCCGCCGGCGAAATCGAAGGTCGAGATCACGAAGGTGCGCTCGAACCACGCGCGAGCGGACGAACTCGAACGGCTCGAACTCGACGAGGAAGAGAGCGACGAGGCGGACGACGACGCCGATGCCGACGTCGATTCCGATGGCGACGGGAGAGACGACGACGGGCGTCGCCTCGGTAGCCGCGACAACTTCTGGGGCAGCTAG
- a CDS encoding threonine aldolase family protein, whose protein sequence is MIDLRSDTVTRPSDAMREAARDANVGDDVYGEDPTVNELEARVAEVLGTEAALFVPSGTMGNQVAARTHTERGEEVLCERESHIYKWELAGLAQHAQVQPRTIEGDERGVVAPEQVREGYVEADGHRPGTGLLTLENTHNSKGGAAIAPERIAEAADAAHDRGVPVHLDGARLFNAAAAHDAPAAEFVAPVDSVMCCLSKGLGAPVGSVLAGSESFVEAARRNRKLLGGGMRQAGIVAGPGLEALENRDRLAEDHRRAERLAAGLDRIDGLSVEPPETNIVLVETDRPAETFLDDCEREGVGGVPFADRVVRFCTHWDVDDDAIDAAVDAVRRAA, encoded by the coding sequence ATGATAGACCTCCGGAGCGACACCGTCACGCGGCCGAGCGACGCGATGCGGGAGGCGGCCCGCGACGCCAATGTGGGCGACGACGTCTACGGCGAGGATCCGACGGTGAACGAACTGGAAGCGCGAGTCGCCGAGGTGCTGGGGACCGAGGCGGCGCTGTTCGTGCCGTCGGGGACGATGGGCAATCAGGTGGCCGCGCGGACCCACACCGAGCGGGGAGAGGAGGTGCTCTGCGAGCGCGAGAGCCACATCTACAAGTGGGAGCTCGCCGGGCTGGCACAGCACGCACAGGTCCAGCCGCGGACCATCGAGGGCGACGAGCGAGGCGTCGTCGCGCCCGAGCAGGTCCGCGAGGGATACGTCGAGGCCGACGGCCACCGCCCGGGCACGGGGCTGCTGACGCTCGAAAACACGCACAACAGCAAGGGCGGGGCGGCCATCGCGCCCGAGCGGATCGCCGAGGCGGCCGACGCGGCTCACGACCGCGGCGTTCCAGTCCACCTCGACGGGGCGCGGCTGTTCAACGCCGCGGCGGCCCACGATGCGCCCGCCGCCGAGTTCGTCGCGCCCGTGGACTCGGTGATGTGCTGCCTCTCGAAGGGGCTGGGCGCGCCGGTCGGCTCCGTCCTCGCCGGGTCAGAGTCGTTCGTCGAGGCGGCCCGCCGCAACCGGAAGCTGTTGGGCGGCGGGATGCGACAGGCGGGCATCGTCGCCGGACCGGGACTCGAGGCGCTCGAAAATCGCGACCGACTGGCCGAGGACCACCGCAGAGCCGAGCGACTGGCGGCGGGACTCGATCGGATCGACGGTCTCTCGGTCGAGCCGCCGGAGACCAACATCGTCCTCGTGGAGACCGACCGGCCCGCCGAAACGTTCCTCGACGACTGCGAGCGAGAAGGCGTCGGCGGCGTCCCCTTCGCCGACCGCGTCGTTCGATTCTGTACGCACTGGGACGTGGACGACGACGCGATCGACGCGGCCGTCGACGCCGTCCGCCGGGCGGCGTAG